The following coding sequences lie in one Miscanthus floridulus cultivar M001 chromosome 9, ASM1932011v1, whole genome shotgun sequence genomic window:
- the LOC136482209 gene encoding DJ-1 protein homolog F-like — protein MAAPRKVLMLCGDYMEDYEAAVPLYALAALGITVDCAAPGKSPGDSCLTAVHDFLGFELYTELTGHRFTITADFAAASADPSCYDALVIPGGRFTEQLSADAAVVDLVAAFAALRRPLVLTCHSQLLLAAAGGLSGGVRCTAFFSLRPVVELAGGAWVDPEPFGLCVVANHTPASRTVHSINSKSSIG, from the exons ATGGCGGCCCCCAGGAAGGTCCTCATGCTCTGCGGCGACTACATGGAGGACTACGAGGCCGCCGTCCCGCTCTACGCCCTCGCCGCCCTCGGCATCACCGTCGACTGCGCCGCGCCCGGCAAGAGCCCCGGCGACTCCTGCCTCACCGCCGTCCACGACTTCCTCGGCTTCGAG CTCTACACGGAGCTCACGGGCCACCGGTTCACGATAACCGCCGACTTCGCGGCGGCGTCAGCGGACCCGTCTTGCTACGACGCGCTGGTGATCCCGGGTGGGCGGTTCACGGAGCAGCTCAGCGCGGACGCGGCCGTCGTGGACCTCGTCGCGGCGTTCGCGGCGCTGCGGAGGCCCCTGGTGCTCACGTGCCACAGCCAGCTCCTGCTCGCCGCGGCCGGCGGGCTCAGCGGCGGGGTGCGCTGCACGGCGTTCTTCAGCTTGCGCCCCGTCGTGGAGCTGGCGGGGGGCGCGTGGGTCGACCCGGAACCCTTCGGGCTCTGCGTCGTAGCAAATCATACACCTGCAAGCAGAACTGTACATAGCATAAATAGCAAATCATCAATAGGATAA